The Hermetia illucens chromosome 2, iHerIll2.2.curated.20191125, whole genome shotgun sequence genomic interval CCGTCTGCCAGGCATTTGCTCTTATGGTGGGAAAAAAAACCAAGAAGAAAaactattttgtttttcttaaatGCTgattaaaaagatttttttgctCATATACCGCTATAACGGTCCacttgtcctcttcctcaatgAGTTTTGGCTTGACTACTGGGCCAGTTgttctcttcctcagtgagtttcaGCCAGACTAAAAGGGGATTCCAAACTGGAAACCACTAACTGGTTCGTCTGTGCATAGCACTGCTACGGCTTGTACCGACCATACTGCcgtcgacggctactgtctcctggctggataccagtagctcgtcctccgatgatgcgcctggcatcaccatttcttcttctatcgtctgcttttgtattatttatttgggttcatgtcttggtcccacgagtagagCAGGAAAACTATCCTCCCTGGCAAATCCGGCCATCAGCTGAAACTGAAAGTGGCCAAAGTATTATATTTAGAgatcgcatactaaagaccaagcttccATTAGCCACTTAGGCTTCGGCTGTTACTCCTTAGCTTCCGGTTCTATTAGCATCTTCTCCAGTGCAGAAAGGACTATTTCCGGACTGTTGCTTCCGCTTCACCCCCCTCCTCTTGCCCTTGCTTTCGTAACCGGAAGcaggccaccatatattttgactTTCCAGTATTTCATTTGATAGGCAGAAATATTCAATGCATGGGTCCTTATTAAGAAGTGCATCCTTCTGTATGTATTCCTTATGTGCTTGAATAAtgttacatttttcttggaaataatgtggTTTGTCAAGACGAAGTTCTCCGCTGTATTCGATCTAAAGGTTCTCTTCGAGATGTGTTTCCACTTTTCTTCGTGTCTATCTGACATcctttttgtttgcaaaaagtTCTGGGAATTTTCTTTGTTCCGCATTTcaccatttattcattttcGTCCTTGATTGATCCTAGAAGAGCTGAATGTACGTGACGCTGAGGACATGTTTATCCAGTTTTCGCTTCAAAGAAGTAATGATCCGGTTGAATCCCGACGCTGTTCTCGTTTTAGGGTGTTGATCTAAAGTGAGCTTTGTGAGGTCTATGTTGAATGACTAAACTAATAATAGTCGGGCATTAGACGACATTAAACCTCCAGTTTGGTCATGAAGATTTCGCTGATGAACAGAGAAAGAGGCTGCCCGCTGGGACTCGCTTCAGTTACTTATAACACTCATCCCTTAAGCTGAAGTAGTCTTTCTTGGATCACTTTGCTGATGATGTAGCCAATTCATTACTAGAGTGGTCGCTTCTATGAGAAAAAGAGTCTTGACCTTAAAGGACGGCAAAACTCCTTCTTCCTCGAGTTCTCCTAGTGACTACAGGAACCAGGACAATTTACTTGAATTCTTGGCCGATTTCATCTCAAACTGTTTCTCTATATTTTGGAACTCATCCACTAACTATATGGCTATTTATTGACTGGATGACTCTGTACAATTTCCAAACGATCAAATGATAACGGTCGCATGGAAAAGGAAGGAGTTAGAAAACAATATGCTTTTTGGCTTTCCAGGAAATTTCCATTTCAATGATATGGATATTCATttaaacattttgaaaaaacGGCTTGATCCTTACAAACGATTTTTACCAATTGTTGCTATTTTGATTACAAAGTAACATTTTTTTACTTCTTCCAGGGAGGAACCTTTCCCGCAATGCTGGCATTATGGTCAAAATGGGCTCCACCCGCTGAACGTTCACGAATGACAGCTGTAGcatattgcggtatccattttgGTATAATCATAACCAACGTCCTTTCAGGCTTTTTAGCGACCAGATTCGGTTGGGAAACCGTTTTCTATTTCACTGGGTGCTTAGGCATCACCTGGTACATTGGATGGGCGATCATTGTTAGGTCGGCTCCAGAAAAAGACCGATTTTGTTCAACGGATGAGAAGCTTTATATAGAAAGTCAAATGGATACTAAAGCAAATGGAAGTTGTAAGAAACCTTGGAAGGCCATATTGACCTCAGGTCCAGTATACGCTTGTCTTTTGGCCAATTTTTGCGATGAGGTTGGCGGATACACTTTGATGACGCAATATCCAATGTTTTTGAAAGGTATGAAAATTTGAATATGTCAGCATATATAGTTGATTGACACTCTGCCCAATTTTAATTTCTTCAGACGTCCTCAGTTTCGACCTCGAATCCACTGGCCTGATTTCAGCAGCTCCATACTTAGCCGCAGGTCTCCTCATGGGTCCTGCTGGGTGGCTTGCAGACTGGTTGCGATTAAATACTCAGATGACAACGACAACCGTGCGGAAACTTTTCAATATTATATCAAACATTGGAAAAGCTGGACTCATGATAGGAACGGCGCAGTTAATCCCTGCTCGATTCAGTGTAATTTGTATTACATTCATCTTGGGCATTGGCGCATTTGGAGGCAGCGTAAATGTGTAACTACAACACGTAATATCAAAACAATCAAAGAAAATGTTGGCATTGCTCAGTTTTCTTGGATTGCCTTGATCTGCTCTGAAGATTCATCTAAAATTCTTGTTAAAACCTTCTGCTATACATCCACAGAACTAATCCTCTGGATATCGCCCCACAATATGCCAGCATAATATGTGCCATAATAAACACAATAGGAACTATCCCTGGAATAGTTTTCCCAATAATCACTGGCTATTTAACAAATGTAGAGCAAGGGGTAAGACAGATTTTTCCAGTTTTAACGGTTTAGATATTTATGCCAAATATTAATTAGGTACCGAGTCGGTGGCCAACAATATTCTATACAATTGCGGCGATATATTTGACAGGCATGACAATATATTGCATATTCGGATCAGGGGAACTGCAACAATGGGCCAAGGAACCTGAGGTTGCACCCAAACAGAATGGCTGTGTTTTAGATATAAACAAAGACATGAAGGTGGAGAAAACATGACAAAAGCTGTGAGACTCAATGTCTGTATGTTGACACTATTTTCGGACGATTTTGTTTGATGATTCGTCAAATGATAGAATTGATATCTATGACTGAACACTAGCCAttaaatttttgtaaataattaccttacaaataaatttttaaattatattgaaataGATTTTTTTCGCTGGCGGAAACCCATCATGGATATGTATTTGATATAGAGGACTTGCTTGCCGAACTCTTAACGACTAAAACTTCCCGCACTTTTTCCACACTCTCCCCGTAGGACCTCAGTTCCGATATTGCTTCACGGAGCTGTTCAGTTGTTAACTGTTCGACCCTGATACCGCTTTACTAAGTGTCAATTGCAGTGGCTTCCCTTTTAGTCGCTGATGCATCCGTTTTGGAGATGCATCCACTTCCTTCCATGTTGTATCGAATTCCATCATGcacgttcatcatcatcaacggcgcaacaatcggtatctggtctaagCCTCGATATATTGATGGCGCTCTTGCCCCCCTCTGGATAAATGGGGGCgcgaaaaatataaacaagcattggacgtctacatctgcggtaactgaggaggagccTGCAGGGATTTGCCGGAGAATCGGTGATAGCAAAGGTCCCGGTTTAGATGCTGTTCCCAACAGAGCGTAGTTGAAGTATGtgtggtagaaggagttttcttcgctcagtggaagaggcgaaaactagttttgctccagAAGCCCAATAAGCAGCCGAGCCGTCCATCGTCATATCACCCGATTTGCCGACACGATagaaaagatgctcgaaagggccatctacaGTAGACTTCTGCCTATCATTGAACATAAGGATAACCTATCGGAGTAACAATTTGGGTTTCgataagcccactcaacgattgacgtcgtagacgttgttttgaagctagcATAAGACACGATTTCGTCTCAAATGcgtgtcaaaaatgcgttcaattcaacCAACTGTGAGTGGATAGAAAACTCCTTGTCTAAAACGAGTGTTCCTAGTTATTTGAATAAGCTCCTAGacagttacctctcggagaggacactttggtacgatacggatgagggatgCAAGCATTATACTATCTTTTCtatggaacgtgatgtacaatgaGGTCCTTGTCCTTGCAGATGATCCAGCCGTGGTTATCGTCGCTAAACAACCTAGAGATGTTGAGGGCTACACTAACAGAactattagcgccataaaagcgtagcTGGAAATGATTCAGCTTGACGTTGCACAAAAGACGGCGGCGGTCCTGATTACCAACAGTAGCAAAAGGATTTTCTTTATTTAGTtaagacaatatacagaaaacaaattctttgTTATATATTATCCTTAGAGGGAGGAATAAGTAAATGGGTCACCTTACGTTTAAATCTAAAACaggagacagagtcaaaggacccaagctttGGGGCGTTGTtcgaccggcatagcctcgggatcgggaaGTGTAAGTAAATCTCTAGCTCCGagaagggtacttcaaaaatgtccgtactacgtgtgttatgagaggcgATGCGGAAAgtaatttccgagttgtcagcACAGTCCCTCAAGCAATTGCAGAGTTGGAACAGAGTacacatcaaggaagatacggcgttgctgctaCCTGGGGATGATGGTTGACACTAAGATCAATTTCATGGGATGCCTGGGTTATGCCTGTGAGGAATTGGTAAATACCAGATAATCGTTCGCGAATATGATGTTTAATATTGAAGGCTTAGAGACACTcgtagattacttgtggccagaGTGGTTCACTCTACTTAtgtagaatggtgtacttctgcatggtttgaaccagactgtgtgaaagcGGTGAGGGATTTAagcacaatacctgtagctgacaatattattggAGACcttaatttctttgatttcccgagtcagtggcttatagttcaccttcttctacacgtattttcgttcaatgttgctattatggggtatagcaacatcaataatatatgcggagcgacccgccttgttatgtggaatatggcgatcagtcagaacttgccggtcccaatacatgctgtaagcagaactatcaagtactgccttgGGCTCATATCGGCAAACTGGATCTGTTCCCCGTacagccaaaaatgagatggtccagcatctctaacgccgaaccacacattctgcactggtcattctccatccgttctttcatgatgagctttaataagctcaggtggcgaccatgctgtcctgaatggcacacataaatccctccgtctcagcaaagagctccccagcacatagccatctgttcaacaaatgattgccaaagacaattcacgtgtttgccttgcattgccttcgacttccattcatcgatccgctcttagtCCGAGTTCGCCCCACTCAGATGATTGAAACATCGATCCTTCAAGGtaggtggagtcagcccacagtctgctttacagacagccgcagggaagggactcgcctgctttttgctgtaaaaataagcgcgcagccagTCGACTTggagatgatgttgtgccgccacgtcgaccacgcccctaccttcgaTGTTACGAGGCAGGTTTAACCGCTAAACGGCaggctttggatgatgcattcggaatttggacatagttgtccgtatcctcCGCTCAACGTTTTCTAGATCGGTTTCCGCCCACggaaatatttcgaatgcataagccagtgaagggatagcgtataaattcaattcaatgctcttatcttattcttccccgagagatgcgatttcagcaccagcttgacACGTCGCACGAATTCGggtagcagagcatccttcagatcaccaagtcaagcatgggttccttgcagaattcgtaaatacttgtagaagtctgtctcgattatagcttcgatgtggaggtcactgatgccatgtccggcatgcggctcatgatgacgtttgcggatggcttggatttgacacTTGTCTAGTCCAAACTCTAAGATAATCGGCAGTACCAACATACAGCTTAATGTcacctaagtacatcaagtgtgtcagttcgcacttagcatgtaggccatactttattgcaaaaccatgccctctatcttcattcagtagctatgaaaaggggttcagtgccatgtaaaaccaaaggggactcaatgaatctccctggaagatgccaCCCCGTATAGTCTCTgaagtattagcaccctcagatgtacgcactgataaggtggtatgtcacccttccatgactgtcgccaaaaacattattagtttcggataaatacgatacagatgtaggacatcgattagcctggTATGcgtgacgctatcgaaagccttggcataatcgatatagcaactaaagaggtttctttggcctctagttgcttgtccttcaATTACTGAgccgataatgagttgttcttttcaaccccttgacccaactcggcagcccttctgctccttagACAGAATCttcttggtctcgaggtgcgcattgacgcttccactaatgatggacgttatgaatttgtagagggttggtaagcaagtaatcggtcttgtctcTGCGGGGTCCTACACCGCGTCCTTATTAGGTATAAGGTGGGTGATCCagacagtgaggaagggtggaaattcctccggtcgattcatgacttgatttatgctgcgtgccaaccgaccgtGTGCGCTAGTAAATTTCTTatgccagaaattctgcaccggaTCCAGATCTGggccccttcagttcttcgagctgtttacggCTCGTCgatcttcctcttcggtaacatccgcaaaattcatggcaGGCGTATTGACatagcgggtgccttcggtggtGATCCACTCAACATGCACAGTATGCTAGACGGGTAACCCCGAAAattcaccccaatactctttcgcttccgtcaccgaaaactgcactgtctggacgctctgttgggattcgttgaaagatctgaaaaggcTCCGCTGATTCCTGGCGTATTTTGTATTCTGAAcagtcgtaaccgactgcatatgacagaatgtttctgctttaatgtgtccagaatATTAACTACGGGTATCCCACTGGGGatagcatagtttctgtaaaccctctgcactttatttctcacccgtctgctggcattgccagtgcaatgaatcagtctagcaatgtcctgccttagtgagtcccgtcgTCCTTccaaatgaattttccatggtggatctcttcggtcactcaaaccaataacaccaaagcgtagccgtaactgcaccacaatacacaagtgattgtagttgcagcagtgacatatcagcacaaagccaagatgcaatctcataATTGATTTGAGCCTGGGAGTACCTGGTCTATGctaaggatccatttccgagaattctatacacgcacgtccgaattcgtcccgaacctcagcggaaacctcagctggatggtggagaagagtgattcagcgagtactgaaactgcaccgtggtgttgttgatgcccccATCGACTTTTGGTCACCactttccgcgatgacctcaactCGAACACggtccctgatgatggccgggattgtttcgctgcgagtaataaagctgtACTGGTCAGCGACTCGCTGCACCGTCACGTGCCCGAAtggcgggaaacgctcgacgaatctctgttgCAATAAGGGGCGGTTAGATGTTGtgcccgcccccgccgttatttcgtagtaggagcggatgatgaaaaggTTCTTTTCCTCgttccacttcatccgctgcctacgcgaacctccTGAAATGGTCATTACAGATTGCGGCGAAGCAGTAGCAGCAGGcgaagcaatgctcctggtcgtcatgGCGCATAAACGTCGAACTGCCCCACGATTAGCGATTTCGACGCcgcgctgtccattacgggagcctggCCCAGTCACCaattcagacgactcccgccagttatccgtaccggaactcacatttctccttcttctctttTTCAGTAGTGCagtttatccctagctgccaggtgtggtgacaacttcctcagtgagtaatctgcaagacttcaAAGTTCCTATACTTTCCTCACCTTCCCCCTGAGACGTGGCGGTGGCGTAcagtcagactgaagctatccatccctcctcctttcacaactgaGCTTGGGACTGGCTACGGTGGTATTATTATACGTGGCACCAGGTTGGGAGGAAGCAATAGCTTGTGAGAGCAATCGGAGGAGAATTAACATGACTTATCGCCTAGTGGTGCTAGGGGTTTGCAGCGCATTCAGAACAATCTCAGGCGAAACAGGGTGTGTTATTGCAGGAAAGATGCCGATGGACATTCTGGTAATGAGGCATACTctttgtacgagaaaaggaaaattaaccTAGGTAGGTAGCATACAGAATCTCCAAAGGTGACAAGGcaggagtcgctggaaaagtagcAGCAACGGAGTGATGACTCGCAGAGAGGTTACCACCCACAACCGTATTCAGGAGTGGATTCAACAATGACATAGCGAGATTAACTACAGGAAGTATTTGCACCAATTTAGATTGAAGGATTTTTCTTTTTGCACTGAATATGGTTTAACACCTGAAGACTCAGAGCATGTCATATTCTGctgtccacgattttgctcagaggaggaggaggaggcgcAGAACACCTTCGGAGAAATACTGAAGTTGGAAGCGAAGTGATGTATGACGAACTCCATCATCCAAAGGATCCAAGCGGAACTTGGAAAAGTAGAGCTCCCAAGGAGggtgcgaagaacggaagggttggtcgcttaaagcgcactCCTCTCCTCGAggtaatgttttaattttttcaacaaaaccctaaaaaagcCCGTGATTTTCTTCACCAGCAATTACACTACATATTATAAAATCATATCATATTACTGAAAGATGATAAGTACAATCCGGCAGTCATCAACAATAGCAGTTACAAGTCACCGCAAACAACCGTATCAATGTAGCAAAATCATCATTCAATCAAGTTTATAGTGTTGTGTTATAGTAGATTTTGTTACAAAACAAATATTCATCTCCCTTATAATACCAGCGATTAACATTTATCTGAGATTCATCTTAAAATTGCATAGTGGATCCCCCGTTTCCACCGAAATGATTTAATCTTTTTTTCACCTCAGTCAAGTGATATGCATTTTTGGACCTACTACTTTTACATAATGCAATTAATGTTACATTGGCAAATAACACTCTGTCAGTCCCTGAAATATTGAATTGCTAAATGAATTGGATTATATAAACAATGGCTATGTAATGAAGTATCTTTCATACTCGATTA includes:
- the LOC119649834 gene encoding sialin-like isoform X3 — its product is MGGTAKSNDSENDTLTWMFWKKRRYIIVLMAFFGYFMSYALRVNLSVAIVEMTKNRTVIRNNSIVYEQDVSWTSEQKGIILSSFFMGYIVTQGISGILSNQFVSNQIIGIGTGSTALLTLLSPIAVKAGFYVFLGLRILEGVMSGGTFPAMLALWSKWAPPAERSRMTAVAYCGIHFGIIITNVLSGFLATRFGWETVFYFTGCLGITWYIGWAIIVRSAPEKDRFCSTDEKLYIESQMDTKANGSCKKPWKAILTSGPVYACLLANFCDEVGGYTLMTQYPMFLKDVLSFDLESTGLISAAPYLAAGLLMGPAGWLADWLRLNTQMTTTTVRKLFNIISNIGKAGLMIGTAQLIPARFSVICITFILGIGAFGGSVNVTNPLDIAPQYASIICAIINTIGTIPGIVFPIITGYLTNVEQGVPSRWPTIFYTIAAIYLTGMTIYCIFGSGELQQWAKEPEVAPKQNGCVLDINKDMKVEKT
- the LOC119649834 gene encoding sialin-like isoform X2, translated to MLDANRLNGFMSNDSENDTLTWMFWKKRRYIIVLMAFFGYFMSYALRVNLSVAIVEMTKNRTVIRNNSIVYEQDVSWTSEQKGIILSSFFMGYIVTQGISGILSNQFVSNQIIGIGTGSTALLTLLSPIAVKAGFYVFLGLRILEGVMSGGTFPAMLALWSKWAPPAERSRMTAVAYCGIHFGIIITNVLSGFLATRFGWETVFYFTGCLGITWYIGWAIIVRSAPEKDRFCSTDEKLYIESQMDTKANGSCKKPWKAILTSGPVYACLLANFCDEVGGYTLMTQYPMFLKDVLSFDLESTGLISAAPYLAAGLLMGPAGWLADWLRLNTQMTTTTVRKLFNIISNIGKAGLMIGTAQLIPARFSVICITFILGIGAFGGSVNVTNPLDIAPQYASIICAIINTIGTIPGIVFPIITGYLTNVEQGVPSRWPTIFYTIAAIYLTGMTIYCIFGSGELQQWAKEPEVAPKQNGCVLDINKDMKVEKT
- the LOC119649834 gene encoding sialin-like isoform X1, with protein sequence MTQATLKDTKKFDTKEVNDSENDTLTWMFWKKRRYIIVLMAFFGYFMSYALRVNLSVAIVEMTKNRTVIRNNSIVYEQDVSWTSEQKGIILSSFFMGYIVTQGISGILSNQFVSNQIIGIGTGSTALLTLLSPIAVKAGFYVFLGLRILEGVMSGGTFPAMLALWSKWAPPAERSRMTAVAYCGIHFGIIITNVLSGFLATRFGWETVFYFTGCLGITWYIGWAIIVRSAPEKDRFCSTDEKLYIESQMDTKANGSCKKPWKAILTSGPVYACLLANFCDEVGGYTLMTQYPMFLKDVLSFDLESTGLISAAPYLAAGLLMGPAGWLADWLRLNTQMTTTTVRKLFNIISNIGKAGLMIGTAQLIPARFSVICITFILGIGAFGGSVNVTNPLDIAPQYASIICAIINTIGTIPGIVFPIITGYLTNVEQGVPSRWPTIFYTIAAIYLTGMTIYCIFGSGELQQWAKEPEVAPKQNGCVLDINKDMKVEKT
- the LOC119649834 gene encoding sialin-like isoform X4, producing the protein MFWKKRRYIIVLMAFFGYFMSYALRVNLSVAIVEMTKNRTVIRNNSIVYEQDVSWTSEQKGIILSSFFMGYIVTQGISGILSNQFVSNQIIGIGTGSTALLTLLSPIAVKAGFYVFLGLRILEGVMSGGTFPAMLALWSKWAPPAERSRMTAVAYCGIHFGIIITNVLSGFLATRFGWETVFYFTGCLGITWYIGWAIIVRSAPEKDRFCSTDEKLYIESQMDTKANGSCKKPWKAILTSGPVYACLLANFCDEVGGYTLMTQYPMFLKDVLSFDLESTGLISAAPYLAAGLLMGPAGWLADWLRLNTQMTTTTVRKLFNIISNIGKAGLMIGTAQLIPARFSVICITFILGIGAFGGSVNVTNPLDIAPQYASIICAIINTIGTIPGIVFPIITGYLTNVEQGVPSRWPTIFYTIAAIYLTGMTIYCIFGSGELQQWAKEPEVAPKQNGCVLDINKDMKVEKT